One genomic window of Oscillospiraceae bacterium includes the following:
- a CDS encoding L-ribulose-5-phosphate 4-epimerase, protein MLEKLKEQVYIANLNLVKSGLVKFTFGNASGYDAESKLFVIKPSGVSYDALTAKDMVVVDLDCNIVEGDKNPSSDTPTHAELYKAFPGIGGVVHTHSHWATAWAQAVLNIPVLGTTHADYFNGEIPCTRDLEDDEIAIGYEKNTGLVIAETFEELSPYEIPACLVAGHGPFCWGKDCHEAVFNAEVLEEIAALAYHSDGLDPELPQLGAALRQRHYYRKHGKNSYYGQADSVR, encoded by the coding sequence ATGCTCGAAAAGCTGAAAGAACAAGTTTACATCGCTAATTTAAATCTGGTTAAAAGCGGCCTTGTCAAATTCACATTCGGCAACGCCAGCGGCTATGACGCCGAAAGCAAACTGTTCGTCATCAAGCCGTCGGGTGTGTCTTACGATGCGCTGACCGCCAAAGATATGGTCGTCGTCGATTTGGACTGCAACATCGTGGAAGGGGATAAAAACCCCTCGTCCGACACCCCGACCCACGCCGAATTATACAAGGCCTTTCCCGGCATCGGCGGCGTGGTGCACACCCATTCGCATTGGGCCACCGCCTGGGCGCAGGCCGTTTTAAACATTCCGGTGCTCGGCACGACCCACGCCGATTATTTTAACGGCGAAATCCCCTGCACCCGCGACCTCGAGGACGACGAGATCGCCATCGGCTACGAAAAAAACACCGGCCTTGTGATTGCCGAGACCTTTGAAGAGCTGTCTCCGTATGAAATTCCCGCCTGTCTGGTCGCCGGACACGGGCCATTCTGCTGGGGCAAGGATTGCCACGAAGCGGTTTTCAATGCCGAAGTGCTCGAAGAGATCGCCGCTTTGGCCTATCATTCCGACGGACTCGATCCCGAACTGCCCCAACTCGGCGCAGCCCTGCGCCAGCGCCACTATTACCGCAAGCACGGCAAAAACTCCTATTACGGCCAAGCGGACAGTGTCCGCTGA
- a CDS encoding DUF6171 family protein — MPCRCLLQDGEPLFETVAAYLASLPEELKADEKTVQARLAICARCDCLWDGICRKCGCYVQARAAKKDQRCPHEKQYWPA, encoded by the coding sequence ATGCCGTGCCGGTGTCTTTTACAGGATGGGGAACCGCTCTTTGAGACGGTCGCCGCCTATCTTGCTTCGTTGCCCGAGGAATTGAAAGCCGACGAGAAGACGGTACAAGCGCGGTTGGCGATCTGTGCGCGGTGCGACTGCCTGTGGGACGGCATCTGCCGAAAATGCGGGTGTTATGTGCAGGCAAGGGCAGCCAAAAAAGATCAACGGTGCCCGCATGAAAAGCAATATTGGCCGGCATGA
- a CDS encoding alpha-L-arabinofuranosidase C-terminal domain-containing protein — protein sequence MRMTIDCTNKKGVIAPEIYGSFAEHLGRCIYEGLYVGENSGIPNKNGMRTDVVNALKELKLPVLRWPGGCFADEYHWRDGIGPKADRPPMINTHWGGVSDDNSFGTHEFLELCDQLGCEPYITGNVGSGTVEEMSKWIEYMTAEGDSEMTRLRKANGRKQPWKIKYFGVGNENWGCGGNMTAEFYAHQYRRYATYCRNYPGNKLYKVACGPNDADYVWTETIMPLVKDRCDAISMHFYTWCKSRAREVSLEQYNELMKRARLIGKYIDGHLNIMSRYDPEHKVKLIVDEWGTWYQKELGSVEGFLYQQSTMSDVLVAAVSFDIFNAHCDRISMANIAQTANVLQSVVLTEGERMVKTPTFYAFKMYTGHMGGTLLGSFAENDNENISHTASINENGEVFLTVSNASLDKSYEFDAAVVGHEAKEVKAEIITADRLAYNDFGQSEQVNIQPFGGVKAVHGGLKITLPPCSVVSVKF from the coding sequence ATGAGAATGACCATTGACTGCACCAATAAAAAAGGCGTTATCGCGCCCGAAATCTACGGCAGTTTTGCCGAACACCTCGGCAGATGTATCTACGAAGGGCTTTATGTCGGCGAAAACTCGGGCATTCCGAATAAAAACGGCATGCGCACCGATGTGGTGAATGCGCTGAAAGAGTTGAAACTGCCGGTGCTGCGCTGGCCGGGCGGCTGCTTTGCCGACGAATACCACTGGCGCGACGGCATCGGGCCGAAAGCCGACCGTCCGCCGATGATCAACACCCACTGGGGCGGCGTCAGCGACGACAACAGCTTCGGTACGCACGAGTTTTTGGAGCTGTGCGATCAGCTCGGCTGTGAGCCGTATATCACCGGTAACGTCGGCAGCGGCACGGTCGAAGAGATGTCGAAATGGATTGAATATATGACCGCCGAGGGTGATTCCGAGATGACCCGCCTGCGCAAGGCAAACGGGCGCAAACAGCCGTGGAAAATCAAGTATTTCGGCGTCGGCAATGAAAACTGGGGCTGCGGCGGCAATATGACCGCCGAGTTTTACGCCCACCAATACCGCCGGTATGCGACTTACTGCCGCAATTATCCGGGCAATAAACTCTATAAAGTGGCCTGCGGGCCGAACGATGCGGATTACGTCTGGACCGAGACGATTATGCCGCTGGTGAAAGACCGTTGTGATGCGATTTCGATGCATTTTTACACCTGGTGCAAATCCAGAGCGCGTGAGGTCTCTTTGGAACAGTATAACGAACTGATGAAACGCGCACGGCTGATCGGGAAATATATCGACGGGCATTTGAATATCATGAGCCGATACGATCCGGAACACAAGGTCAAACTGATCGTGGACGAATGGGGCACTTGGTATCAAAAAGAACTCGGCAGCGTCGAAGGATTTTTATATCAGCAGAGCACGATGTCCGACGTGCTGGTCGCGGCGGTCTCGTTCGACATCTTCAACGCGCACTGCGACCGCATCAGCATGGCCAACATCGCCCAGACCGCGAATGTCTTGCAGTCGGTGGTGTTGACCGAGGGCGAACGGATGGTCAAGACACCGACCTTCTATGCGTTCAAGATGTACACCGGGCATATGGGCGGAACGCTGCTGGGGTCATTCGCCGAAAATGACAATGAAAATATCTCGCATACCGCGTCAATCAATGAAAACGGCGAAGTATTTTTGACGGTCTCCAACGCGTCTTTGGACAAGAGTTACGAGTTCGACGCGGCGGTGGTCGGGCATGAAGCAAAAGAAGTCAAAGCCGAGATCATTACCGCGGATCGGCTGGCATATAACGACTTCGGTCAGTCCGAACAGGTCAATATTCAGCCGTTCGGCGGTGTGAAAGCCGTACACGGCGGATTGAAAATCACGCTGCCGCCGTGCAGCGTTGTGTCGGTGAAGTTCTGA
- a CDS encoding ribulokinase: MKKYAIGIDYGTLSGRAVLVDIADGSEVASAVYDYPHGVMDTYLPCGTPLPPDYALQHPRDYIDVLTHTIPEIIKEIDPKNIVGVGTDFTACTVLPVDADGVPLCFYPEFEENPHAYVKLWKHHAAQPQANTLNKLASNQAWLRNYGGKISSEWAVPKVMEIVQQAPEIYDAMARFEEAGDWIVRVLTGNETKNACAAGYKWLYNKKVGYPTRGFYASLDPKLENFTVEKVCPTVSPLGTCAGGISEAAAKLTGLKKGTPVSVGNVDAHVCLPAVGIDGVGKLLAIMGTSTCHIIMSDRDIKVPGICGVVEDGVLPGLFAYEAGQSCVGDHFSWFIQNCLPEEYKKHGNVHQYLREKAQALSVGESGLVALDWWNGNRSVLVDVDLTGMIVGMTLQTKPEEIYRALIEATAYGTRIIVDNFRENGLKVDVMYASGGISQKDPFMMQIYADVLNIPVVVAAASQGPALGSAIFGAVAGKAYPTIEAAIEKMGAAESKTYTPIAENTRTYQKLFYEYRMLHDYFGRGGNDVMKRLKEIKKCSKS, translated from the coding sequence ATGAAAAAGTACGCGATCGGAATCGATTACGGGACGCTCTCCGGAAGAGCGGTTTTGGTTGATATCGCCGACGGCAGCGAAGTCGCCTCGGCGGTCTATGATTACCCGCACGGGGTCATGGACACCTATCTGCCCTGCGGCACGCCGCTGCCGCCCGATTACGCGCTGCAGCACCCTCGGGATTATATTGACGTGCTTACCCACACGATCCCCGAGATCATCAAAGAGATCGACCCCAAGAACATCGTCGGGGTCGGCACCGACTTCACCGCCTGCACCGTGTTGCCGGTCGACGCCGACGGCGTCCCGCTGTGTTTTTACCCCGAGTTTGAGGAAAACCCCCACGCCTACGTCAAACTCTGGAAGCATCACGCCGCCCAGCCGCAGGCCAACACCCTCAACAAACTGGCCTCCAATCAGGCCTGGCTGCGCAATTACGGCGGAAAAATCTCGTCCGAATGGGCGGTTCCGAAAGTCATGGAGATCGTCCAGCAGGCACCGGAGATCTACGACGCCATGGCGCGCTTTGAAGAAGCCGGCGACTGGATTGTGCGCGTGCTGACCGGAAACGAGACCAAAAACGCCTGCGCAGCGGGCTATAAATGGCTTTATAATAAAAAAGTCGGCTATCCGACACGCGGATTTTACGCTTCTCTCGACCCCAAACTCGAAAATTTCACCGTCGAAAAGGTCTGCCCGACGGTTTCCCCGCTCGGTACCTGCGCGGGTGGCATCAGCGAAGCCGCCGCCAAACTCACGGGTCTGAAAAAAGGCACGCCTGTCAGTGTTGGCAACGTCGATGCGCATGTCTGCCTGCCCGCCGTCGGCATCGACGGGGTCGGCAAATTGCTCGCCATCATGGGTACTTCGACCTGCCACATCATCATGAGCGACCGCGACATCAAAGTCCCGGGCATCTGCGGCGTCGTCGAGGACGGCGTGCTGCCGGGTCTGTTCGCCTATGAAGCCGGTCAGAGCTGCGTCGGCGATCACTTCTCTTGGTTCATTCAAAATTGTTTACCCGAAGAATACAAAAAGCACGGCAACGTGCATCAGTACTTACGCGAAAAAGCCCAAGCCCTCTCGGTCGGCGAGAGCGGACTCGTAGCCCTCGACTGGTGGAACGGCAACCGCTCGGTGTTAGTCGATGTCGACCTGACCGGTATGATCGTCGGCATGACGTTGCAAACCAAACCCGAGGAAATTTACCGCGCGCTGATCGAAGCGACGGCTTACGGCACCCGCATCATCGTCGACAATTTCCGCGAAAACGGACTGAAAGTCGACGTGATGTACGCCAGCGGCGGCATCTCTCAAAAAGACCCGTTCATGATGCAGATTTACGCCGACGTGCTGAATATCCCGGTGGTCGTCGCGGCGGCCAGCCAAGGTCCGGCACTCGGAAGCGCCATCTTCGGCGCGGTTGCCGGAAAGGCCTATCCGACCATCGAGGCGGCGATTGAAAAAATGGGGGCCGCCGAGAGCAAAACCTATACCCCGATTGCCGAAAACACCCGCACCTATCAGAAATTATTCTATGAATACCGCATGCTGCACGACTATTTCGGCAGGGGCGGAAACGACGTGATGAAACGCCTGAAGGAGATCAAGAAATGCTCGAAAAGCTGA
- the nifJ gene encoding pyruvate:ferredoxin (flavodoxin) oxidoreductase produces the protein MARKLKTMDGNTAAAYVSYAFTEVAAIYPITPSSPMADEVDKMSANGAKNVFGQQVNVVEMQSEGGASGAMHGSLQGGALTTTYTASQGLLLMIPNMYKMAGELLPGVMHVSARSVATSALSIFGDHSDINACRQTGFAMLCSNSVQECMDLGAVAHLSAIKGRIPFLHFFDGFRTSHEQQKIEIWDYDTLSGMVDFDAVKAFRANALNPEHPVLRGTAQNPDTFFQAREACNPFYDDIVGITEDYMNQVNKAIGTDYALFNYHGAKDAEKVIIAMGSVCDTIEETIDYLNAKGDKLGLIKVRLYNPFSVKHFLAALPKTVKHISVLDRTKEPGTVGEPLYLNVVAALHDTEFEGVKITGGRYGLSSKDTTPAQVKAVYDNMKAGGKNHFTVGINDDVTYTSLEVGDIEDTTPEGTTACKFWGLGSDGTVGANKNSVKIIGDHTDMYAQAYFFYDSKKSGGITISHLRFGKKKIKSTYLINKAAFVACHNPSFVDKYDIVQDVKPGGTFLLNCGWNVDELSEKLPGDMKAYIAKNNIKFYTIDGISIGKEIGLGGRINTILQAAFFKLANVIPIDDAVKFMKEAALKSYGKKGEAVVKMNYDAIDRGVASVVKVDVPADWANCKGKFAHPEITGKNPALVKWIKEFQVPVNAQAGDSIPVSAYKGLEDGTFPVGSSAYEKRCIAVDVPTWKPENCIQCGFCSYVCPHAVIRTFALTPEEAEKAPEGAKTVDMVGMPGYKFSVTMSVSDCTGCGSCAQVCPGRKGEKALVMESLENHMQDQKNFDYMFELPAKPEVSEKFKPTTVKGSQFKQPLLEFSGACAGCGETPYAKLATQLYGDQMYIANATGCSMIWASSSPSVPYTVNKEGYGPAWGNSLFEDNAEYGFGIYLAAKQRRKTLADTVRELIAAEYCTDEIKTAGQEWLDTMDDREASKASSAKLLAACKDGVDMTGTEWEAEWVKNGKVCTCDACKLATKVIDSADMLVKKSTWILGGDGWAYDIGFGGLDHVIASGEDVNILVFDTEVYSNTGGQASKASQIGQVAQFAAAGKSIKKKDLAGIAMSYGYVYTAQVAM, from the coding sequence ATGGCAAGAAAACTCAAGACCATGGACGGCAACACCGCAGCCGCGTATGTATCATACGCGTTTACGGAAGTTGCGGCGATCTACCCGATCACACCGTCTTCCCCGATGGCCGATGAAGTCGACAAGATGTCGGCAAACGGTGCAAAAAACGTCTTCGGACAGCAGGTCAACGTCGTTGAAATGCAGTCGGAGGGTGGCGCTTCGGGCGCGATGCACGGTTCGCTGCAGGGCGGCGCGCTGACCACGACTTATACTGCTTCCCAGGGGCTGCTGCTCATGATCCCGAATATGTACAAGATGGCCGGCGAACTGCTTCCCGGCGTCATGCATGTCTCGGCCCGCTCGGTTGCCACTTCCGCACTGAGCATCTTCGGAGATCACTCCGACATCAATGCCTGCCGTCAGACCGGCTTCGCAATGCTTTGCTCCAACAGTGTTCAGGAGTGTATGGATCTGGGCGCGGTGGCACATCTTTCCGCAATCAAGGGACGCATTCCGTTCCTGCATTTCTTCGACGGCTTCCGCACCTCCCACGAACAGCAGAAGATCGAAATCTGGGACTACGACACCCTTTCCGGCATGGTCGATTTCGACGCCGTTAAGGCCTTCCGCGCCAACGCATTGAATCCGGAACATCCGGTGCTGCGCGGCACGGCTCAGAATCCCGACACCTTCTTCCAGGCACGCGAGGCCTGCAACCCGTTCTATGACGACATCGTCGGTATCACAGAAGATTATATGAACCAGGTGAACAAGGCCATCGGCACCGATTACGCCCTATTCAACTATCACGGCGCCAAGGATGCCGAAAAAGTCATCATCGCCATGGGTTCGGTCTGTGACACCATCGAAGAAACCATCGATTACCTCAACGCCAAAGGCGACAAGCTGGGCCTGATCAAGGTCCGCCTGTATAACCCCTTCTCGGTCAAACATTTCCTTGCGGCGCTGCCCAAGACGGTGAAACACATTTCCGTCCTCGACCGCACCAAGGAACCCGGCACCGTCGGCGAACCGCTCTACCTCAATGTCGTTGCGGCGCTACACGACACCGAATTCGAAGGCGTCAAGATCACCGGAGGCCGTTACGGTCTGAGCTCCAAGGACACCACCCCGGCACAGGTCAAAGCGGTCTATGATAACATGAAAGCCGGCGGCAAGAACCACTTCACCGTGGGCATCAACGACGACGTCACCTACACTTCACTCGAAGTCGGCGACATCGAAGATACCACGCCGGAAGGCACGACGGCCTGCAAATTCTGGGGTCTCGGTTCCGACGGCACGGTCGGTGCAAATAAAAATTCAGTCAAAATCATCGGCGACCATACCGACATGTACGCACAGGCCTATTTCTTCTATGATTCCAAAAAGAGCGGCGGCATCACGATCTCTCACCTGCGCTTCGGCAAAAAGAAGATCAAGAGCACCTATCTGATCAATAAAGCGGCGTTCGTCGCCTGCCACAACCCGAGCTTTGTCGATAAATACGACATCGTTCAGGACGTCAAACCGGGCGGCACTTTCCTGCTCAACTGCGGCTGGAACGTGGACGAGCTGTCCGAAAAACTGCCGGGCGACATGAAGGCCTATATCGCTAAAAACAATATCAAATTCTACACCATCGACGGGATCTCCATAGGCAAGGAGATCGGCCTCGGCGGCAGAATCAACACGATTTTGCAGGCGGCGTTCTTCAAACTCGCCAATGTCATCCCGATCGACGACGCGGTCAAATTCATGAAAGAAGCCGCCCTCAAGAGCTACGGCAAAAAAGGCGAAGCGGTTGTCAAGATGAACTACGACGCGATCGACCGCGGTGTTGCCAGTGTCGTTAAAGTCGATGTTCCGGCCGATTGGGCCAACTGCAAGGGCAAGTTTGCACATCCCGAAATCACCGGCAAAAACCCGGCGCTCGTCAAATGGATCAAAGAGTTCCAAGTACCCGTTAACGCACAGGCCGGCGACAGCATCCCGGTCTCCGCATACAAAGGCCTCGAAGACGGCACCTTCCCGGTGGGTTCCTCCGCCTATGAGAAACGCTGCATCGCGGTCGATGTCCCGACATGGAAACCCGAAAACTGCATCCAGTGCGGCTTCTGCTCCTATGTCTGCCCGCACGCAGTTATCCGCACCTTCGCACTGACCCCCGAAGAGGCCGAAAAAGCCCCCGAAGGCGCCAAGACCGTCGATATGGTCGGCATGCCCGGCTATAAATTCTCGGTCACGATGTCGGTCAGCGACTGCACCGGCTGCGGTTCCTGCGCACAGGTTTGCCCGGGCCGCAAAGGCGAAAAAGCCCTCGTCATGGAATCACTCGAAAACCATATGCAGGATCAAAAGAACTTTGATTATATGTTCGAACTTCCGGCCAAACCTGAAGTCAGCGAGAAATTCAAGCCGACCACGGTTAAAGGCAGCCAGTTTAAGCAGCCGCTGCTCGAATTCTCCGGCGCCTGCGCAGGCTGCGGTGAGACCCCGTACGCCAAACTCGCCACCCAGCTCTACGGCGACCAGATGTATATTGCCAACGCCACGGGCTGCTCGATGATCTGGGCATCCTCCTCTCCGTCAGTTCCGTACACCGTCAATAAAGAGGGTTACGGCCCGGCATGGGGCAACTCCCTGTTCGAAGACAACGCCGAATACGGCTTCGGTATCTATCTCGCGGCCAAACAGCGCCGCAAGACATTGGCCGATACGGTCCGCGAACTGATCGCCGCCGAATACTGCACCGACGAGATCAAAACAGCGGGTCAGGAATGGCTCGATACCATGGACGACCGCGAGGCCTCCAAAGCGTCTTCCGCCAAATTGCTGGCCGCCTGCAAAGACGGCGTTGATATGACCGGAACCGAATGGGAAGCCGAATGGGTCAAAAACGGCAAGGTCTGCACCTGCGACGCCTGCAAACTGGCCACTAAGGTCATCGACAGTGCCGATATGCTGGTCAAGAAATCGACCTGGATTTTGGGCGGCGACGGCTGGGCTTATGACATCGGCTTCGGCGGTCTGGATCACGTGATCGCCTCCGGTGAAGACGTCAACATCCTCGTGTTCGATACCGAGGTCTACTCCAACACCGGCGGTCAGGCCTCTAAGGCCTCTCAGATCGGTCAGGTCGCGCAGTTCGCCGCGGCGGGCAAGTCCATCAAGAAGAAGGACCTCGCCGGCATCGCGATGAGCTATGGTTACGTCTACACCGCGCAGGTCGCGATGG
- a CDS encoding sulfatase gives MKPNLIFVFSDQHRAQATGFSGNKTVKTPNMDILYRESVNFTTAVSGCPVCCPYRAGLLTGQNPLTHGIFMNDVSLNPEAVTLAKLYKDAGYDTAYIGKWHIDGHGRSAFIPRERRQGFDYWRVLECTHDYNHSYYYGDEPEKKIWEGYDAAAQTDCAIDYLKSRNKSEKPFILFLSWGPPHNPYQSAPQEFCDLYRPEDIPLRPNVPEEAKEQAKTDLAGYYAHVSALDFQLGKLMSAVKASGIEENTIFIYTSDHGDMLGSHGYTRKQKPWDESILVPFLLRFPAQLGEQARTVDVPFCTQDILPTLLDFCDIPIPESAEGVSFADYIKGGKAPNIEAAVIESIQPFGEWPRAKNGTEYRGIRTKRYTYVRDLNGPWLLYDNEKDPYQFENLIGKPEYAPTEAHLDELLQKMLKDRGDEFLPGEAYVKKWGYPTDETGTVPYTN, from the coding sequence ATGAAACCGAATCTGATCTTTGTCTTCAGCGACCAGCACCGCGCCCAGGCGACGGGTTTTTCGGGCAATAAAACCGTCAAGACCCCAAACATGGACATTTTGTACCGCGAAAGCGTCAATTTCACAACAGCGGTCTCGGGCTGTCCCGTCTGCTGTCCCTACCGTGCGGGTCTTCTGACCGGTCAAAACCCGCTGACCCACGGGATCTTCATGAATGACGTCTCCCTAAACCCCGAAGCTGTGACCCTTGCGAAGTTATACAAAGACGCCGGTTACGACACCGCCTATATCGGAAAATGGCATATCGACGGACACGGCCGGTCGGCTTTTATTCCGCGCGAACGGCGGCAGGGCTTTGACTATTGGCGCGTTCTGGAGTGCACCCACGATTATAACCACTCCTATTATTACGGCGACGAACCCGAAAAGAAAATTTGGGAGGGCTACGACGCCGCGGCACAAACCGACTGCGCGATCGACTACCTGAAAAGCAGAAACAAAAGCGAAAAACCCTTTATCCTGTTCCTTTCCTGGGGTCCGCCGCATAACCCCTATCAGAGCGCGCCGCAGGAATTTTGCGACCTCTACCGCCCCGAAGACATCCCGCTTCGCCCGAATGTGCCGGAAGAGGCAAAAGAACAGGCGAAAACAGACCTCGCGGGTTATTACGCCCACGTCTCGGCGCTGGATTTTCAACTCGGAAAATTAATGTCTGCGGTCAAGGCCTCCGGCATCGAAGAGAATACGATTTTTATTTATACCTCCGACCACGGCGACATGCTCGGGTCTCACGGATATACCCGAAAACAAAAACCCTGGGACGAATCCATCCTCGTCCCATTCCTGCTCCGTTTCCCCGCACAACTCGGAGAACAAGCGCGCACGGTCGACGTGCCGTTCTGCACCCAGGATATTTTGCCGACCCTTCTGGACTTCTGCGATATTCCGATTCCGGAGAGCGCCGAGGGCGTCAGCTTCGCCGATTACATAAAAGGCGGCAAAGCACCGAACATTGAGGCGGCGGTCATCGAATCTATCCAACCCTTCGGCGAGTGGCCCCGCGCAAAAAACGGCACGGAATATCGGGGCATCCGCACAAAACGCTATACCTATGTCCGGGATTTAAACGGCCCGTGGCTGCTGTATGACAACGAAAAAGACCCGTATCAGTTTGAAAATCTGATCGGGAAGCCGGAATATGCACCTACGGAAGCGCACTTGGACGAACTTCTTCAAAAGATGCTCAAAGACCGGGGTGACGAGTTCCTGCCCGGCGAGGCGTACGTTAAAAAATGGGGCTATCCCACCGACGAGACCGGCACAGTCCCCTATACCAATTAA
- a CDS encoding family 78 glycoside hydrolase catalytic domain: protein MTNFDFITTSQESDIAPLFRRKFSLPSKPFKKAVLTVCGLGYGYYWLNGQRVTTDLFTAPVSNYTKTLWYNRYDVTKFLKPGENVAAAILGNGFYDENYSTPWDYDKAPWRDKPKFAFKLEIDGETILKSDALWKYSFDRSPIIFNHLRSGEHFDARLDDSAWNTLDYNDADWQFALPDPNPPTGTLRECTCEPIRECAEFTPKSIQKLANGDFLYDFGQNMSGYVRVTANQKSGDKLTLRYGEQADENGLVMNGMREFYPHSIFATDEFICSGKPATHNPLFAYHGFRYVTVTGLETPENAKLTAVFVHQNVKFASKFSCSDPSLNALFKLGQNATLSNLFYMPTDCPTREKLGWTNDAASSTEQFLLDFSTEKLLKKWLQDILDAQRPDGHLPGIIPTSGWGYDWGSGPASASILFEIPYRIYQIRGDAQPLIDCLPAFAKYLAYNETKFTADGLIGYGLCDWAGPWENLNEAPTPVELTDSALLVGFYDVAALAAKLAGEKSDFAEKAAALRTQIKKRYIKDGLCTINEQTAISMLVYYDIYDDLAPLAKQLAETVEQHDFHHHCGMVGLRRLYPALDKCGLSEYGLKILLAEGYPSYTDWLKRGATTLCETWQTGNSQNHQMYSSFMAWLISSVAGITPAAPGFSKVRIKPLALGNLDHCDCELDTIKGKISVHWKRKGEELSFNYTVPNGVEVIE, encoded by the coding sequence ATGACCAATTTTGATTTCATCACAACGAGCCAAGAATCCGACATTGCGCCGCTGTTCCGGCGCAAATTTTCATTACCGAGCAAGCCCTTTAAAAAAGCAGTCCTGACCGTCTGCGGCCTCGGGTACGGTTATTATTGGCTCAACGGACAGCGTGTCACGACCGATCTGTTCACCGCGCCGGTCAGCAACTATACCAAAACCCTGTGGTACAACCGCTACGACGTGACCAAATTTCTCAAACCCGGCGAAAACGTCGCGGCGGCGATCCTCGGCAACGGTTTTTACGACGAAAACTATTCCACGCCCTGGGACTACGACAAAGCCCCTTGGCGCGACAAACCCAAATTCGCATTTAAACTCGAAATAGACGGCGAAACAATATTAAAAAGCGACGCTTTGTGGAAATATTCTTTCGACCGCTCTCCGATCATTTTTAATCATTTGCGCAGCGGCGAACACTTCGACGCCCGCCTCGACGATTCCGCTTGGAACACCCTCGATTATAACGACGCCGATTGGCAGTTTGCCCTGCCTGACCCAAACCCGCCGACCGGAACTTTGCGCGAATGCACCTGCGAACCCATCCGCGAATGTGCCGAATTCACCCCGAAAAGCATTCAAAAACTTGCAAACGGCGACTTTTTATATGACTTCGGGCAAAACATGTCCGGTTATGTCCGCGTGACGGCCAATCAAAAAAGCGGCGACAAACTCACCCTCCGCTACGGCGAACAGGCCGACGAAAACGGCCTTGTGATGAACGGCATGCGCGAATTTTATCCGCACAGCATTTTCGCGACCGACGAATTCATCTGCTCCGGAAAGCCCGCGACCCATAACCCCTTGTTCGCCTATCACGGCTTCCGGTACGTCACGGTCACGGGCCTTGAAACCCCCGAAAACGCCAAGCTGACCGCCGTTTTTGTGCATCAAAACGTCAAATTCGCCTCGAAATTCTCCTGTTCCGATCCGTCGCTGAACGCCCTGTTCAAACTCGGCCAAAACGCGACCCTGTCGAACCTGTTTTATATGCCCACCGACTGCCCGACCCGCGAAAAACTCGGCTGGACAAATGATGCGGCTTCCTCAACCGAGCAGTTTCTGCTCGATTTTTCGACCGAAAAGCTGCTCAAAAAGTGGCTGCAAGATATCCTCGACGCCCAGCGCCCCGACGGACACCTGCCCGGCATCATTCCGACAAGCGGTTGGGGCTACGACTGGGGCAGCGGCCCGGCTTCCGCCTCGATTCTGTTCGAAATCCCCTATCGCATTTATCAAATTCGCGGCGACGCACAACCCCTGATTGATTGCCTGCCCGCGTTTGCCAAATACCTCGCCTATAACGAAACCAAGTTCACCGCCGACGGCCTGATCGGTTACGGCCTGTGCGACTGGGCGGGTCCGTGGGAAAACCTCAACGAAGCCCCGACGCCGGTCGAACTCACCGATTCGGCTTTGCTTGTCGGCTTTTATGATGTCGCCGCATTGGCCGCAAAACTGGCCGGTGAAAAATCCGATTTTGCCGAAAAAGCCGCCGCCCTGCGCACCCAAATCAAGAAAAGATACATCAAAGACGGTCTTTGCACCATCAACGAGCAAACCGCCATTTCCATGTTGGTTTATTACGATATCTATGACGACCTTGCTCCGCTTGCTAAGCAGCTTGCCGAAACCGTCGAACAGCACGATTTCCATCACCACTGCGGCATGGTCGGCCTGCGGCGTCTCTATCCCGCGCTCGATAAATGCGGTCTGTCGGAATACGGCCTGAAAATTCTGCTTGCCGAGGGCTATCCATCCTACACCGATTGGCTCAAACGCGGCGCGACGACGCTTTGCGAGACCTGGCAGACGGGCAACTCCCAAAATCACCAGATGTATTCTTCGTTCATGGCATGGCTGATCTCAAGCGTCGCCGGAATCACACCCGCCGCACCCGGATTCTCAAAAGTCCGCATCAAGCCGCTGGCACTCGGGAATCTTGACCATTGCGACTGCGAACTCGATACGATCAAAGGTAAAATCTCCGTTCACTGGAAGCGCAAAGGCGAAGAATTAAGTTTCAATTACACCGTTCCGAACGGTGTTGAAGTCATCGAATAA